From the genome of Litorilinea aerophila:
CCCTCCCGATCCAGCGGCAGCTCGACCGTCTGATTGTGGTGGCTGGAGTAGATCATGGCGTTGGCCAGCTCCAGGGACATGCGCCCCTGGACGCCGTCGGCGCAGACGGGCGTGCCCTCCAGGATGGCCCGGTGGAGGTCCCGATAGACGGCCACGTGGTCGCCCCGCCCTTCGGGCAAGGTGACGGGCACATCCTCCAGCCGGGGCGCGCCGAACATGCTGGGGTGGTTAGCGATGTGCTCCCGGAGGTCGGTCTCAAAACGCTGATAGGTCAGGCTGCCGTCCTGGGCAATGAAGAGGCGCCCGCCGGTGCCCACGATCTCCATGCGCCGGGGGCCGGCTTCCGCGGTACTGAAGTAGATGGTGCCCAGGGCGCCGTTGTCGTATTCAATCATGGCCAGCACCGTGTCCTCGGTCTCGATGGCGTGGCGCAGGGTGCGGTTCCACGAGAAGACCCGCCGGGGCATCCCGGCCAGGTGACAGAGCAGGTCCAGGCCATGGGGCGCCTGGTTGAGGAGGACGCCGCCCCCTTCCCCTCGCCAGGTGCCTCGCCAGCCGGCGCTGCGATAGTAGGCGGCCGGCCGCATCCAGGGTTCCACCAGCTCCACCCGCTGCAGCTCGCCCAGCTGCCCACTCTGGATCAGTTGATGGGCGGCCCGAATCTCGGGACGATGGCGCTGTTGAAAGTTGACGGCCAGCAGCCGGCCGTTGGCCTCGGCGGCCTGGATCATGGCGTCGGCTTCTGCCACGTGGACGGCCATGGGCTTCTCCACCAGCACATGGCTGCCCGCCTCCAGGGCGTCGATGGCGATGGCCGCGTGGAAGGGATGGGGCGTGAGGATGACCGTGATGTCGGGCCGGGTTTCCGCCAGCAGGGTCTGATGGTCGGGGAAGAAGGGGCAGCCCAGCTCCTCCGCCCGGGCCCGGCCCACCTCGGCGTTCACATCGCACGCACCGACGACCTCGACCGTCTCCAGGGCCAGGGCCGGCCGGTGGGCGCTGAGGATCCCTGCGCCCACGCCGACGATGGCATGGCGCAGCTTGGGTTGTTCACCAGTCATGGTCTTTCTCCAGTCAGGAAGGTGGTTGGATCGACCTTTCGATTGTATTCGTTCCAGTACAGATCCGCAAAGATATACCCTGGGTTGTGCCAGATGATTACAGGTCCAGGCCAGAATCGTGCCGGGGGCGAACGGCCGACGCGGACGGGGCAGACTGGGGCAAACGTCGCTCCCGGACGAAAGCCCAAATGGCCACCGCCAGGGCCACGGCCACCAGGGTCAGGGTGACCAGCAGGGTGTCCCGCAGGGCGGCCACCTGGGCCCAGGCAGGCGCCTCCGTGGCGCCGCCGGGGAGGGCCTGGCCTGCGTGGTAGGTGGCTCGGGCGGCCCAGACGGTGCCCAGGACGGAGATGCCGGTGACCTGGCCCAGGGTACGGGTGATGGAGAGCAGCCCCGAAGCCACTCCCAGCCGCTCCCGAGGCGCGGCGCCCATCACCGCGCTGTTGTTGGGCGACTGGAAGATCCCCATGCCCAGGCCGATGGGCAGCAGCCGGGCCACATAGCCCAGGACCGTGGTCTCGGCGCTCAGGGTACTGGCGGCGCCATAGCCCACCAGCAGGACGGCCAGGCCGATGACGGTGATGGGCCGGGAGCCGTAGCGGTCGGACAGGGAACCGGAGATGGGGGCCATGACGCCCAGGGCCACAGGAATGATGGCCAGCATCAGGCCCACCAGCCGCACCTCGTAGCCCAGGACATCTTCCAGGTAGAAAGGCAGCAGGATGAAAAGGCCGGAGATGCCCACAAAGGTAATAAAACCGGTGCCCAGGTTGACGCTGAACTGGTAATTGCGGAAGAGGCGCAGGTCGATCATGGGCTGTTCCACCCGCCACTCGATGGCCAGAAAGAGGGCCAGGAAGACAGCCCAGGCGGTCAACAGGCCAACGATGAGGGGGTCGCCAAAGCCCCGTTCCTGGGCCAGGGTTAACCCCAGGGAAAGGCCCAGGATGCTGCAGAACAGGGTGAATGCTCCCCAGTAGTCAAAACGCTGTCCGCCCGCGGGACGCAGGTCCGGAATGAAGCGGCTGGCCAGGATGGTGCCCAGGATGCCAATGGGCAGGTTGACCAGGAAGATCCAGTGCCAGGAGGCCGCGTCGATGATGAGCCCGCCCAGGGTAGGTCCCACCACGATGCCCACGGAGACGATAGAGCCGGTGATGCCGATGGCCTTGCCCCGCTCCTGGGGCGGAAAGGATTCAGTGACGATGGCGATGCCCAGGGCCATGATCATGGCTGCGCCGATGGCCTGGAGCACCCGAAAGCCGATCAGGAAGTAGATGGTGGGGGAGAGGGCACACAGGGTGGAACCTACGGTGAAGATAATGAAGCCGCTGACGTAGATGCGCTTCTTGCCCACCATGTCCGCCAGGCGGCCGATGCCCAACATGAGGGTGGTCACGGTGAGCAGGTAGGAGAGCACCACCCACTGCACCGCCGCAAACACAGTGCCAAAATCCCGCACCAGGGTGGGCAGCGCCACGTTCACGATACTGCCGTCGATGGTCGCCAGGAAGATGCCCATGGCGACGGCCATCATCACATACCATTTGCGGCTGTAGTCCACGGTGAGGTTCTGCATGAGTCCGAAGTCCTGAGTCCGAAGTCCGGCTTCTCGGATCCAGCGGTGTTGGATCAACGCCCCGGCTGCAAGATCAGGCGATACTGGGCCGCTTTCTCCACCGCGGCCCGCTGCCAGGGCATCTTGTGGTAGACCCCCTCCCGCCACATGGGGATCTGGTCGTCGTAGTGCTCGCTCAGGGGGTGGCCCGACTGGCCGGTGGCAGTCACCGTCTGGGCCTGATCCCAGACCCCCACCTCCAACACCTGCCGGTAGCTGGCGGCAATCTGCACCA
Proteins encoded in this window:
- a CDS encoding Gfo/Idh/MocA family protein; this encodes MTGEQPKLRHAIVGVGAGILSAHRPALALETVEVVGACDVNAEVGRARAEELGCPFFPDHQTLLAETRPDITVILTPHPFHAAIAIDALEAGSHVLVEKPMAVHVAEADAMIQAAEANGRLLAVNFQQRHRPEIRAAHQLIQSGQLGELQRVELVEPWMRPAAYYRSAGWRGTWRGEGGGVLLNQAPHGLDLLCHLAGMPRRVFSWNRTLRHAIETEDTVLAMIEYDNGALGTIYFSTAEAGPRRMEIVGTGGRLFIAQDGSLTYQRFETDLREHIANHPSMFGAPRLEDVPVTLPEGRGDHVAVYRDLHRAILEGTPVCADGVQGRMSLELANAMIYSSHHNQTVELPLDREGYTALLESLKSQSLQKEAAR
- a CDS encoding MFS transporter, which gives rise to MQNLTVDYSRKWYVMMAVAMGIFLATIDGSIVNVALPTLVRDFGTVFAAVQWVVLSYLLTVTTLMLGIGRLADMVGKKRIYVSGFIIFTVGSTLCALSPTIYFLIGFRVLQAIGAAMIMALGIAIVTESFPPQERGKAIGITGSIVSVGIVVGPTLGGLIIDAASWHWIFLVNLPIGILGTILASRFIPDLRPAGGQRFDYWGAFTLFCSILGLSLGLTLAQERGFGDPLIVGLLTAWAVFLALFLAIEWRVEQPMIDLRLFRNYQFSVNLGTGFITFVGISGLFILLPFYLEDVLGYEVRLVGLMLAIIPVALGVMAPISGSLSDRYGSRPITVIGLAVLLVGYGAASTLSAETTVLGYVARLLPIGLGMGIFQSPNNSAVMGAAPRERLGVASGLLSITRTLGQVTGISVLGTVWAARATYHAGQALPGGATEAPAWAQVAALRDTLLVTLTLVAVALAVAIWAFVRERRLPQSAPSASAVRPRHDSGLDL